The Bacteroidales bacterium genomic sequence GATCATAATAATATCCTCAACGATGAAAATGGTAGCCAAAAGAGTCAGGTAACGCCTTGACTTCCCATGTTTTCTTCGCCCAAAAATCACTGATCTATACCAATTTATTTTATCAGATAAACCCATATTCTTTTAAACGGAAATGAATAAATAAAGAATCTCTACTATTATCTTTCCTGTGGATACTACCTTCATTTTCCAGATAGTTTGATGAAAAAATACAACAATGTATATACGATTTTTCACCAGGCAAAGTTTCAATGCCAGGTTCCAAAAGTACTTTCAAAAATAATAGATCAAAATACATAAATAAAAATTATTTAATAGCAGAAACACCTATAATCATCTGGTAATCTTCATCTTTCTCATCCAGCTTTTTCCTTTCCGGAAAATCTTCAACCACTAATCCCTGAAGAAATCCACTAGCGGCAAGACTATTACCCATCGTAACTACACCAACTTTAGAAAATCCGGCATTTTTGAAAAGTCTGGATATCGACTTATCGGTAAAACGCCAATAGTCGCCCCACCGGTCCATATCGTAACGGGATATCTGGGATATGCCACCTACCGTTGCCAATACGATACCACCCGGCTTCAGGAGTTGGAAAGATCCTTTAATAGCTTTCTGGACATCAAAGATAAAATTATAGGTCTGGGTACAGATAAAACAATCGTAACGATCGACAGGTAAATTTTCAAGGTTTGTTAAATCGCCGATAATGGTTGAATTGGTCTCCTTTCCGTCATAGTGCATGGTTTCAAATACCGGTTCTTTTGACGAAGAATAATCGGCAAATTTCCTGGAATAGGTATCTTCAGCTATCTCCAGTATTCTCCCTTTGATATGCTTTTTGTTCTTTTTAAGGAACTTTTCAATATAATATCTGTCAATCGGCAATCCCCTGTCGGTTCCGAATTCGGAACTAACAGGAACTGTTCGACTCAAATCATTGAAATACACTTTTTTATGCAATCCAAATGTTAATTTAAATACTCGTAAGAACTTCAGGTAGTGATGCTTCATAACTCAATTCTATCTCTTTTATTCAATTCAACGTAAGC encodes the following:
- a CDS encoding class I SAM-dependent methyltransferase; amino-acid sequence: MSRTVPVSSEFGTDRGLPIDRYYIEKFLKKNKKHIKGRILEIAEDTYSRKFADYSSSKEPVFETMHYDGKETNSTIIGDLTNLENLPVDRYDCFICTQTYNFIFDVQKAIKGSFQLLKPGGIVLATVGGISQISRYDMDRWGDYWRFTDKSISRLFKNAGFSKVGVVTMGNSLAASGFLQGLVVEDFPERKKLDEKDEDYQMIIGVSAIK